A DNA window from Robbsia sp. KACC 23696 contains the following coding sequences:
- a CDS encoding ATP-binding protein: MNSLSTPPVESDDRPTPLDAPEQSLRDLMGLLALPALWSGRDGEAIVGLMTEAVESVVPLHVCYIDVPLLRSKPAFVRLRLAGQDLTEAQAQTLGWADTIRQWYAFPIGTRVVLSETPAGPMRMVRLSLGFDSGQGSVWFGATAADFPSVNQVALLRAATSLAATGIVSARAAYEREEAHQAKDEFLAMLGHELRNPLAPISTSLALIRRDRGNVPEKYHDIIERQVAHLSRLVEDLLDVSRITRGKIVLQREAICVGPIVMRAVEAVSPLIEQRQQRLSIDIADESALLYADLTRMTQAISNLLNNAAKYTQPGGAIHIAARVVRRDLMLSVVDNGAGIAPDLMPKLFSIFEQGRVTIDRSDGGLGIGLALVRNLVELHDGQVLAHSDGPGLGATFTINVPLATPEQIALSLAAPVHHPVSAADGAGVRVLLVDDNADGLAAMEAFLSEMGFVVATAADAVQALDLAEHFDPAVAVLDIGLPGMNGFELAAALRSQARHADLRLFALTGYSQAEDLRRSSSAGFERHFVKPVALFDLVDALNSDVLALRQTSA, translated from the coding sequence TTGAATAGCCTGAGCACCCCGCCGGTCGAATCGGACGACCGCCCGACGCCGCTGGATGCACCGGAGCAGAGTCTGCGCGACTTGATGGGCCTGCTGGCATTGCCTGCGCTATGGTCCGGTCGAGATGGCGAAGCCATCGTCGGCTTGATGACGGAGGCGGTCGAGAGCGTGGTGCCCCTGCACGTTTGCTACATCGACGTGCCGCTGCTGCGCAGCAAGCCGGCGTTCGTGCGGCTCCGGCTGGCCGGCCAAGATTTGACCGAGGCGCAGGCCCAGACCTTGGGTTGGGCCGATACCATCCGGCAATGGTATGCCTTCCCGATCGGCACCCGCGTCGTGCTGTCCGAAACGCCGGCGGGCCCGATGCGCATGGTGCGCCTTAGCCTCGGATTCGATTCGGGACAGGGCAGCGTCTGGTTCGGCGCGACGGCGGCCGATTTCCCCTCGGTCAATCAGGTCGCGCTGCTACGCGCGGCCACATCCCTTGCCGCGACGGGGATCGTGTCGGCACGGGCCGCCTACGAACGGGAAGAAGCCCATCAGGCAAAAGACGAGTTCCTGGCGATGCTCGGCCATGAGCTGCGTAACCCGCTGGCACCCATCTCGACGTCGCTGGCCTTGATTCGACGCGATCGCGGCAACGTTCCTGAGAAATACCACGACATCATCGAGCGCCAGGTCGCCCATCTATCGCGTCTGGTCGAGGATTTATTGGATGTCAGTCGTATCACGCGCGGGAAGATCGTGCTGCAGCGTGAAGCGATCTGCGTCGGCCCGATCGTCATGCGCGCGGTGGAAGCGGTCAGCCCCTTGATCGAGCAGCGTCAGCAGCGCCTGTCGATCGATATCGCCGATGAAAGCGCGTTGCTCTATGCGGATCTAACGCGCATGACGCAGGCCATCAGTAATCTGCTCAACAATGCCGCGAAATACACGCAGCCGGGTGGCGCGATTCATATTGCCGCACGCGTGGTGCGGCGTGATCTGATGCTGTCGGTCGTCGATAACGGTGCCGGCATCGCGCCCGATCTGATGCCTAAATTGTTCAGTATCTTCGAACAGGGTCGGGTAACGATCGACCGCTCCGATGGCGGTCTAGGCATCGGATTGGCGCTCGTCAGGAACCTCGTGGAACTGCACGATGGTCAGGTACTCGCCCATAGCGACGGCCCTGGCCTGGGCGCCACGTTCACCATCAACGTGCCGCTCGCGACGCCGGAGCAGATCGCGCTGTCGCTGGCGGCGCCGGTGCATCACCCGGTCAGCGCCGCCGATGGTGCCGGCGTGCGTGTCCTGCTCGTCGACGATAACGCCGATGGGCTGGCGGCGATGGAAGCCTTCCTGTCCGAAATGGGCTTCGTCGTGGCAACGGCTGCTGACGCCGTGCAAGCCCTGGATCTGGCCGAGCATTTCGATCCCGCCGTCGCGGTACTGGATATCGGCTTACCCGGCATGAATGGCTTCGAATTGGCCGCCGCCTTGCGTAGCCAGGCGCGCCATGCCGACCTCCGGCTTTTTGCCCTGACGGGATATAGCCAGGCGGAAGACCTCAGACGCTCTTCCAGTGCGGGGTTCGAGCGCCACTTCGTCAAACCGGTGGCTTTGTTCGATCTGGTCGATGCGTTGAACAGCGACGTGCTCGCACTGCGTCAGACGAGCGCCTGA
- the zwf gene encoding glucose-6-phosphate dehydrogenase, whose product MSKANSSAQEQALDMVIFGGAGDLSIRKLLPALFMAHVHKSLPASTRVIAVGRTKYSREDYLALINEKSFPFIEKSDADPKAWAAFLELLDYVAIDAAVSGDYQRLVSACQPNSLKVFYLATAPDLFSGVCENLSAVGLADEHARVVLEKPLGHDLASAKAINSTVTKYFPEERIYRIDHYLGKETVQNLMVLRFGNPIFGPLWQAPYIKSVQITVAESVGVGSRADFYDHTGAMRDMVQNHLMQLLCIVAMEPPVSLDSDAVRDEKVKVLRSLRPMSNESISRDVIRAQYSAGVVDGAPVQGYRDEKDVPADSDTETFVALRVMIDNWRWANVPFFLRTGKRFPERRSEIVIEFADMPFSIIPRSGEGSANRLVIRLQPEESIQLQMLAKEPGSGLNTLPVSLDLDLQSAMSGRRAEAYERLLIDVIRGRLTHFMRSDELEAAWSWVEEILNGWKRLGIRTHRYAAGTYGPPASYALMARNQTSWPENL is encoded by the coding sequence ATGAGCAAAGCGAATTCGAGTGCGCAAGAGCAAGCGCTCGACATGGTCATCTTCGGCGGCGCCGGCGATCTTTCGATTCGGAAGCTTCTGCCGGCCTTGTTCATGGCGCACGTCCATAAAAGCCTGCCCGCATCGACGCGAGTGATTGCCGTTGGCCGGACCAAGTATTCCCGTGAGGACTATCTCGCGCTGATCAATGAGAAGTCCTTTCCCTTTATCGAGAAGAGCGATGCCGATCCGAAGGCATGGGCCGCTTTCCTCGAATTGCTGGACTATGTCGCGATCGATGCAGCGGTATCGGGCGATTACCAGCGTCTGGTGTCGGCCTGCCAGCCGAATTCCTTGAAGGTGTTCTATCTGGCGACCGCACCGGATCTGTTCAGCGGCGTCTGCGAGAACCTGTCGGCGGTGGGATTAGCGGACGAGCACGCCCGCGTCGTACTGGAAAAGCCGCTCGGCCATGATCTCGCGTCGGCGAAAGCGATCAATTCGACGGTCACGAAATACTTCCCCGAAGAGCGCATCTATCGCATCGACCATTACCTCGGTAAAGAGACCGTTCAGAACCTGATGGTGCTGCGCTTCGGCAATCCGATCTTCGGCCCGCTGTGGCAGGCGCCGTATATCAAAAGCGTGCAGATCACCGTGGCCGAATCGGTCGGCGTGGGCAGTCGGGCGGATTTCTACGACCATACCGGTGCGATGCGCGATATGGTGCAGAACCATCTGATGCAATTGCTCTGCATCGTGGCGATGGAGCCGCCGGTATCGCTGGACTCGGACGCGGTACGCGACGAGAAGGTCAAAGTGTTGCGCTCGTTGCGCCCGATGTCGAACGAATCGATCTCGCGCGATGTGATCCGCGCGCAATACAGCGCCGGCGTCGTCGACGGCGCGCCGGTGCAGGGCTATCGCGACGAAAAGGACGTCCCGGCGGACAGCGATACGGAAACCTTCGTGGCATTGCGTGTCATGATCGACAATTGGCGGTGGGCGAACGTGCCCTTCTTCCTGCGCACCGGCAAGCGTTTTCCGGAGCGGCGCTCGGAGATCGTCATCGAGTTTGCCGATATGCCGTTCTCGATCATCCCGCGCTCCGGCGAAGGCAGCGCGAACCGGTTGGTGATCCGCCTGCAACCGGAAGAGTCGATCCAGTTGCAGATGCTGGCGAAAGAGCCGGGCAGCGGCTTGAATACCTTGCCGGTCAGTCTGGACCTCGATTTGCAGAGCGCCATGTCCGGACGGCGTGCGGAGGCCTACGAGCGTCTGCTGATCGACGTCATCCGCGGCCGTCTGACGCACTTCATGCGCTCCGATGAATTGGAAGCGGCATGGTCCTGGGTCGAGGAAATCCTGAACGGCTGGAAGCGTTTGGGTATTCGGACGCATCGCTACGCGGCGGGTACCTACGGGCCGCCGGCTTCGTATGCCCTGATGGCACGGAACCAGACCTCCTGGCCCGAGAACCTGTAA
- a CDS encoding AbrB family transcriptional regulator, with protein MPAQWATLLALSAIVSWLMMRAGLSASLLLGPLVAGIALATQRAAIKVPKIPFYTAQGVVGSMIATKVPPTIFIEIGKHWEMFTLAVLSVLLASCLLGYLLGRLQVLPNTTAIWGSFPGAATAMTLMAGSFGADTRLVAFMAYLRVVVVAVVASAVARYSLHVSSTHDIVHVLPSPVWFPPLQWEWLAATLAIVAVGIMIGLRFRIPAGPLLIPMALSIVLSHAGLVEITLPYWLLAASYALVGWTIGLRFTREVVSHAASAFPRVLLSTLALVACCGGFAAILVKVSGVDPLTAYLAMSPGGADSVAIIAAGAPNVDMPFVMSLQMARFLTVVLFGPAIARWMARSLQRSLVRKADRKAKRADAERRQAR; from the coding sequence ATGCCCGCCCAGTGGGCGACGCTGCTCGCCTTATCGGCAATCGTTTCCTGGCTGATGATGCGGGCCGGCCTGTCCGCCTCCTTACTGCTCGGCCCGTTGGTCGCGGGGATCGCACTCGCGACGCAGCGCGCGGCCATCAAGGTGCCGAAAATCCCTTTCTATACGGCACAGGGGGTCGTCGGCAGCATGATTGCCACGAAAGTGCCGCCGACGATTTTCATCGAGATCGGCAAACATTGGGAAATGTTCACATTGGCCGTGCTGTCGGTGCTGTTGGCCAGCTGCCTGCTGGGCTATTTGCTAGGCCGGCTGCAGGTTTTGCCCAATACGACGGCGATCTGGGGCAGTTTCCCGGGCGCCGCCACGGCGATGACCTTGATGGCCGGCTCGTTCGGCGCCGATACCCGATTGGTCGCCTTCATGGCGTATTTGAGAGTGGTCGTCGTCGCCGTCGTCGCATCGGCCGTGGCGCGCTACAGCTTGCACGTCAGCTCGACGCACGACATCGTGCACGTGCTGCCGAGTCCCGTCTGGTTTCCACCGTTGCAGTGGGAATGGCTGGCGGCAACCTTGGCGATCGTCGCGGTCGGCATCATGATCGGCCTGCGCTTCCGCATTCCTGCCGGCCCCTTGTTGATTCCAATGGCCTTGAGCATCGTGCTGTCGCATGCCGGTCTTGTCGAAATAACCCTGCCTTACTGGCTGCTTGCGGCCAGCTATGCCTTGGTGGGTTGGACGATCGGTCTGCGCTTTACGCGCGAAGTGGTCAGTCACGCGGCCAGCGCTTTTCCGCGCGTGCTCTTGTCGACTCTGGCCTTGGTTGCCTGCTGCGGCGGCTTCGCCGCGATCCTGGTGAAGGTATCGGGCGTCGATCCGTTGACCGCCTATCTGGCGATGAGTCCCGGCGGCGCGGATTCCGTCGCGATCATTGCCGCCGGCGCGCCGAATGTCGACATGCCGTTCGTCATGTCACTGCAGATGGCGCGCTTTTTGACCGTCGTGCTCTTCGGACCGGCCATTGCCCGATGGATGGCGCGCTCGCTGCAACGCTCCCTGGTCCGGAAAGCCGACCGCAAAGCCAAACGCGCCGACGCGGAACGCCGTCAGGCCCGATAG
- a CDS encoding helix-turn-helix domain-containing protein, whose translation MDSQKSNRLPVIDSGADVASSLGFGGSDSGTAGRRPSERSGVDRSAVAPKRARGRLRVEAILAASAAVFAEQGYDAATMTEIAQRADTAIGSLYRFFPNKTALADMLVDRYAAHVVTLLSDVTRRCDVEMARGEGAMGLADALIGMMTTLMAERASVLALVDAQGAASAPLRARLRDAMLERLVLLLQQVTAAQAAPALASAKVILLLLKGVPTFADADTAERDTLLTHLRALIAHQIMRT comes from the coding sequence ATGGACTCGCAAAAGTCAAATCGTTTGCCTGTCATCGACTCGGGCGCCGACGTCGCTTCGAGTCTCGGTTTTGGCGGGTCGGACAGCGGGACGGCGGGTCGCCGGCCGAGCGAGCGGTCCGGCGTCGACCGGTCTGCCGTGGCACCGAAGCGTGCACGCGGCAGATTGCGCGTGGAGGCGATCCTCGCCGCGAGCGCGGCCGTATTCGCCGAGCAGGGCTATGACGCTGCCACGATGACCGAGATCGCGCAGCGCGCCGACACCGCGATCGGCTCCTTATACCGCTTCTTTCCGAACAAGACGGCGCTGGCGGACATGTTGGTCGATCGATATGCGGCCCATGTCGTGACCTTGCTGAGCGACGTGACGCGACGCTGCGACGTCGAGATGGCGCGGGGTGAAGGGGCGATGGGTCTCGCCGATGCGCTGATCGGCATGATGACGACGCTAATGGCCGAGCGTGCTTCTGTCCTCGCCCTGGTCGATGCTCAGGGGGCGGCGTCGGCGCCATTACGCGCGCGCTTGCGAGATGCGATGCTCGAACGGCTGGTCTTGCTGCTGCAACAAGTGACCGCCGCACAAGCGGCGCCCGCATTGGCGTCGGCGAAGGTCATCTTGTTGCTACTGAAAGGCGTGCCGACGTTTGCCGATGCCGATACCGCCGAACGCGATACGCTGCTGACGCATTTGCGCGCCTTGATCGCCCATCAGATCATGCGGACGTGA
- a CDS encoding CoA transferase — translation MTNRIDQDDGFRELMAIRGRGMPSRDEVDIHGADPLFTSPFRIGETAAMALAARGVAANDLWEIRTGSRQRISVDVRAAAATSLYGGDMTQCKDANGIYQGIPYSDAMRHMVSLTQPWRTRDGGWLLPHTNLPHLEKRVLGVLQCASSVDDVRAAVAGWDADALEDAIADAQACAGKVRTPEAWLAHPHGAYLASRPVVEITKLADGEPEPLPAGDYPLSGIRVLDHTRILAGPTAGLGMAEHGADVLMVTAPHLPQVASFVRDTSHGKRSCFLDMDQADQAATLRRLVKEADVVIDGYRPNRLSAHGFGVEDLLALRPGLIHVSVNCFGSGGPFGDRAGWDQVAQAVTGICHTQGLALGAGQPQLTPVFMCDFLTGFLASYGAMLALARRAREGGSYRVQVSLCQAAMFLQRQGLIEGFADAPNRLTPAEFDALAVYDDDTAYGDLKTLGPVLRMSQTPCLWRGTTPTLGSAQAVWLAR, via the coding sequence ATGACGAACAGAATCGATCAAGACGATGGCTTCCGCGAACTAATGGCCATACGCGGGCGCGGCATGCCATCGCGCGACGAAGTCGATATACACGGTGCAGACCCGCTCTTCACCTCGCCCTTTCGCATCGGCGAAACGGCGGCCATGGCCTTGGCGGCGCGCGGCGTGGCCGCCAATGACTTGTGGGAAATCCGCACCGGCTCGCGCCAGCGGATCAGCGTCGATGTCCGCGCCGCGGCAGCCACGTCGCTCTACGGTGGCGACATGACGCAGTGCAAGGACGCGAACGGCATCTACCAAGGCATCCCCTATTCCGATGCCATGCGCCATATGGTGTCCCTCACGCAACCATGGCGCACACGCGACGGAGGATGGCTATTGCCGCATACGAATCTGCCGCACCTCGAAAAACGCGTGCTCGGGGTGCTACAGTGCGCCAGTTCGGTGGACGACGTGCGCGCCGCGGTGGCGGGCTGGGATGCCGATGCACTCGAGGACGCGATTGCCGATGCGCAAGCCTGCGCCGGCAAGGTGCGAACGCCCGAAGCATGGCTTGCGCACCCCCATGGCGCCTACCTCGCGAGCCGGCCGGTGGTCGAGATCACGAAATTGGCAGACGGCGAACCGGAGCCCCTTCCCGCCGGCGACTACCCGCTATCGGGCATTCGCGTGTTGGACCACACGCGCATTCTCGCCGGCCCTACCGCCGGCTTGGGCATGGCCGAACATGGCGCCGATGTGCTGATGGTCACCGCGCCGCATCTACCGCAAGTAGCGTCCTTCGTGCGGGACACCAGCCATGGCAAACGCAGTTGTTTTCTGGATATGGATCAGGCCGACCAAGCGGCCACGCTGCGGCGACTCGTCAAGGAAGCCGATGTCGTCATCGACGGTTATCGTCCGAACCGTCTCTCCGCCCATGGTTTCGGTGTCGAGGATCTGTTGGCGCTGCGGCCCGGCCTAATTCACGTATCGGTCAATTGCTTCGGATCGGGCGGCCCATTCGGCGATCGCGCGGGATGGGATCAGGTCGCACAGGCGGTCACCGGGATCTGCCACACGCAAGGCCTCGCGCTAGGCGCCGGGCAACCGCAGCTCACCCCTGTCTTCATGTGCGACTTTCTCACCGGCTTCCTCGCAAGCTATGGCGCCATGCTCGCGTTAGCGCGACGCGCGCGCGAAGGGGGCAGCTATCGCGTTCAGGTGTCGCTTTGTCAGGCAGCGATGTTCCTGCAGAGACAGGGACTGATCGAAGGATTTGCCGATGCGCCGAATCGCCTGACGCCCGCCGAATTCGACGCACTCGCCGTGTACGACGACGACACCGCCTATGGCGATTTGAAAACGCTCGGCCCGGTGCTACGGATGTCGCAAACGCCCTGTCTATGGCGCGGGACGACGCCAACGTTAGGCAGTGCACAGGCCGTCTGGTTAGCACGCTAA
- a CDS encoding sodium/solute symporter (Members of the Solute:Sodium Symporter (SSS), TC 2.A.21 as described in tcdb.org, catalyze solute:Na+ symport. Known solutes for members of the family include sugars, amino acids, nucleosides, inositols, vitamins, urea or anions, depending on the system.), with translation MKKCLIAVLFLTAGAHAATVNGTSTAEGNGHTLSIAMFFGIILVTLYITWWAARKVRSTGDFYNAGGNISGVQNGLAIAGDAMSAGALLGLSALVYSNGFDGLVYAVGYTTGMPIVVFLLAGPLRKLGKYTFSDVVCARLEGNGVRVFAAIASLCIVLFYLVAQMVGAGQLIQTLFGLDYLFALFLVGILMVLYVVFGGMMATTWVQIVKAILMLSGCLFLCFLIMRHYGFSYALLLRDAVATSPKGEGILTASAFSQSHLSALSLGIALMFGTAGLPHVLMRFFTVPDARAARSSVLWATILMNGFYAMIFIIGVGAICFLHRAPRFFDVHGALIGGGNSVALHLADALGGGALLGFLSAVAFATILAVVAGLTLSGASAISHDLYRCVYAKGKPTKTSELTVLRLSVVALGIVAILLALVFKNQNIAYMISLAFSISCSSTFPVLLLAIYWKRFTARGAVWGGLAGLMSSLTLTVLGPSVWVKVFGFTQPMFSIDPPALFTVPLAFLVCFTVSLREKAPVSTNNVSLQ, from the coding sequence ATGAAAAAATGCTTGATAGCCGTGCTCTTTCTCACTGCGGGCGCCCATGCGGCCACTGTCAACGGGACATCGACTGCGGAGGGCAATGGCCACACGCTGTCCATCGCCATGTTCTTCGGCATCATCCTCGTCACGCTCTACATCACGTGGTGGGCCGCAAGGAAAGTACGGTCCACCGGTGATTTCTATAATGCAGGCGGGAACATCAGTGGCGTTCAAAATGGCCTGGCGATCGCCGGCGACGCGATGTCGGCAGGCGCCTTGCTCGGTCTGAGCGCCCTTGTCTATAGCAATGGATTCGATGGTCTGGTCTATGCAGTCGGCTATACGACCGGCATGCCGATCGTCGTCTTCCTCCTTGCCGGACCGCTTCGGAAACTGGGGAAATATACCTTCAGCGACGTGGTCTGCGCCCGACTGGAGGGGAATGGTGTGCGCGTCTTCGCCGCGATTGCCTCGCTGTGCATCGTTCTCTTCTATCTCGTCGCGCAGATGGTGGGCGCCGGGCAACTGATCCAGACGCTCTTCGGACTGGACTATCTCTTCGCGCTATTTTTAGTCGGCATCTTGATGGTGTTGTACGTCGTCTTCGGCGGGATGATGGCGACAACCTGGGTGCAGATCGTCAAAGCGATTCTGATGCTGTCGGGCTGCCTCTTTCTCTGCTTCCTGATCATGCGTCACTACGGCTTCAGCTATGCGCTGTTGCTGCGCGATGCGGTGGCGACGAGCCCGAAAGGAGAAGGCATCTTGACCGCCAGCGCCTTTTCGCAATCGCATCTGTCCGCGCTCTCGCTTGGCATAGCGCTGATGTTCGGCACCGCCGGCTTGCCGCACGTCTTGATGCGCTTTTTTACGGTGCCCGATGCACGCGCCGCGCGCAGCTCGGTTCTCTGGGCCACGATTCTGATGAACGGTTTCTACGCAATGATCTTTATCATCGGCGTGGGCGCGATCTGCTTTCTGCACCGAGCGCCACGATTTTTCGATGTGCATGGCGCGCTGATCGGCGGCGGCAATTCGGTCGCGCTGCATCTCGCCGATGCACTGGGCGGCGGCGCATTGCTCGGCTTTCTCTCGGCTGTCGCGTTTGCGACCATCCTCGCCGTCGTCGCCGGCCTGACGCTGTCCGGCGCCTCCGCGATTTCGCATGACCTCTATCGTTGCGTGTACGCCAAGGGCAAACCGACTAAAACGTCCGAACTGACCGTATTGCGACTTTCCGTCGTGGCACTCGGCATCGTTGCGATCCTGTTGGCGCTGGTCTTCAAGAATCAGAACATCGCCTACATGATCAGCCTCGCGTTTTCGATCTCCTGCTCGTCCACCTTTCCCGTTTTGCTACTGGCGATCTACTGGAAGCGCTTCACGGCACGCGGTGCCGTATGGGGCGGACTCGCGGGCTTGATGTCGTCGCTGACGCTGACGGTTCTCGGACCCTCGGTCTGGGTGAAGGTATTCGGCTTTACGCAACCGATGTTCTCCATCGATCCACCGGCGCTGTTCACCGTGCCGCTGGCCTTCCTCGTCTGCTTTACGGTGTCGCTGCGCGAGAAAGCGCCGGTTTCGACGAACAACGTTTCACTGCAGTAA
- a CDS encoding MEDS domain-containing protein: MDHPLSLAGAPMDAFHVCAFFDSRDLEYDVLTPFYIQGFENGEKNIHIIDPALIDDHRLRLQRAGVDVAHCEACGQLEIASWPKAYFDGDGRFDKDRMLGMIDRMTAATREAGFTRLRIMGNMDWAFQDGPAKTDLILYESEVNEVLERNCQPAICVYDMAKLSGATLMDVLRTHPLTLINGVVQENPFFTRPSDMMKEIEARKARAAA; the protein is encoded by the coding sequence ATGGATCACCCGCTCTCCCTGGCCGGCGCACCGATGGACGCGTTCCACGTGTGCGCCTTCTTTGATAGCCGCGATCTGGAGTACGACGTCCTGACCCCGTTTTACATCCAGGGTTTTGAAAACGGCGAAAAGAACATCCATATCATCGATCCGGCGCTGATCGACGACCATCGCCTCCGTCTGCAGCGCGCGGGCGTCGACGTTGCGCATTGCGAGGCGTGTGGCCAGTTGGAAATCGCCAGTTGGCCGAAAGCCTATTTCGACGGCGATGGACGCTTCGATAAGGACCGGATGCTCGGCATGATCGATCGCATGACCGCCGCAACGCGCGAGGCCGGTTTTACGCGGCTGCGGATCATGGGCAATATGGATTGGGCCTTCCAGGACGGACCGGCAAAGACCGATTTGATCCTGTACGAATCCGAAGTCAACGAGGTGCTGGAGCGGAACTGTCAGCCGGCGATCTGCGTCTACGATATGGCCAAACTGTCCGGTGCAACGCTGATGGATGTCTTGCGCACGCATCCGCTGACGTTGATCAATGGCGTGGTCCAGGAGAATCCGTTTTTCACACGGCCCTCGGACATGATGAAGGAAATCGAAGCACGCAAAGCGCGCGCGGCGGCCTGA
- a CDS encoding MarR family winged helix-turn-helix transcriptional regulator yields MFDHCLYFNSTALARTVEREWTAAYAVFGLTPPQGFVLRVVLAREACLASEIAETLAISRPTATRLIDTLCGKGLIERHQAEADGREWRIVPTEAGKAMAAPLNHASAQIAQRLKRKVGAERFERTVDEMKTIRSSLT; encoded by the coding sequence ATGTTCGATCATTGCCTTTATTTCAATTCGACTGCGCTGGCGCGAACCGTCGAGCGCGAGTGGACAGCCGCCTATGCGGTTTTCGGGCTCACGCCGCCGCAGGGCTTCGTGCTGCGCGTCGTCTTGGCGCGCGAGGCCTGTCTGGCCAGTGAGATTGCTGAAACGTTGGCGATTTCGCGACCGACGGCGACGAGGCTGATCGATACCCTCTGTGGCAAAGGCTTGATAGAACGACATCAGGCCGAAGCCGATGGGCGGGAATGGCGGATCGTCCCGACCGAGGCCGGCAAAGCAATGGCGGCGCCGCTGAATCACGCCAGCGCACAGATCGCGCAACGGCTGAAGCGGAAGGTGGGGGCCGAGCGATTCGAGCGCACGGTCGACGAGATGAAAACGATCCGCTCCTCCTTGACCTGA
- a CDS encoding MFS transporter, giving the protein MALVLAGNRARSRGGVGRTLIATSFGFIVVQLDVTIVNVALPQIGTALGSGIGALQWIVDAYTLAFASCLLTAGATADRFGSRAVFIVGLTVFGAASLGCACAPTMACLIVARTLQGLAAALILPTSLSLLSHACADDAAARARAIGWWTAIGGAVSAVGPVAGGLLSTAFGWRAIFLVNVPVCAAGLWLTFRHVRETVPVAERRLDGAGQALSVVALFLMTHAVIEAGAKGWNAGAVWIGFAGAAVAGVLFLVNEACVSTPMIPLSLFANKALSASVLLGFISNLTFYGLVFVLGLYFQRVKHYSPIQTGLALAPFTVIMLANMASGHLTRRFGAKALTVAGSLLCASSFMLLHGIGPQTPYVLIFPSLILLAVGSGISTPAMTAAILDNVDASRAATASAIFNAARQIGSAMGVALFGATLLGSAATMTAGAVRAFDVSAMLRVLSAAFALAC; this is encoded by the coding sequence GTGGCGCTAGTGCTCGCAGGGAACCGCGCGCGATCGCGGGGCGGTGTCGGCCGCACATTGATTGCGACCAGTTTTGGATTTATCGTCGTGCAACTCGACGTGACGATCGTGAACGTCGCGCTGCCGCAGATCGGCACTGCGCTCGGATCCGGTATTGGCGCGCTGCAATGGATCGTCGATGCTTATACGCTCGCCTTCGCATCCTGTTTGCTCACGGCCGGTGCGACCGCGGATCGATTCGGTAGTCGCGCTGTTTTTATCGTCGGTCTGACGGTATTTGGTGCGGCCTCCTTGGGCTGTGCGTGTGCGCCCACGATGGCGTGTTTGATCGTTGCAAGGACGCTTCAGGGACTGGCCGCGGCGCTTATCTTGCCGACGTCGCTGTCCTTGCTTTCTCATGCCTGCGCGGACGATGCCGCGGCCCGAGCGCGGGCAATTGGATGGTGGACGGCGATCGGCGGTGCCGTCAGCGCAGTGGGGCCGGTCGCCGGCGGCCTTCTCAGCACGGCGTTCGGCTGGCGGGCCATTTTTCTTGTCAATGTGCCGGTCTGCGCAGCCGGCCTGTGGCTGACGTTCCGTCATGTGCGCGAAACGGTACCGGTGGCCGAACGTCGACTGGATGGCGCGGGGCAGGCGCTATCGGTGGTCGCGCTGTTTCTCATGACGCACGCTGTGATCGAGGCGGGCGCGAAGGGGTGGAATGCCGGCGCAGTCTGGATCGGTTTCGCGGGCGCGGCGGTGGCGGGCGTACTGTTTCTCGTCAACGAGGCGTGCGTGTCCACGCCGATGATTCCGCTGTCCTTGTTTGCCAACAAAGCATTGTCGGCATCGGTCCTTCTTGGCTTTATCTCGAATTTGACGTTCTACGGCCTTGTCTTCGTACTCGGCCTCTACTTTCAACGCGTCAAACACTACAGTCCGATCCAGACCGGATTGGCACTGGCTCCCTTTACGGTGATCATGTTGGCGAACATGGCGAGTGGGCATTTGACGCGACGATTTGGGGCGAAAGCGTTGACGGTGGCCGGCAGCCTCCTGTGCGCATCGAGTTTCATGCTGCTCCATGGCATCGGTCCACAGACGCCGTATGTCTTGATTTTTCCGAGCCTGATTTTGCTCGCGGTGGGATCGGGTATCAGCACGCCGGCGATGACAGCGGCGATTCTCGATAACGTCGACGCCTCGCGCGCCGCGACGGCATCGGCGATTTTTAATGCGGCGCGGCAGATCGGTAGCGCGATGGGTGTGGCCTTGTTCGGCGCAACGTTGCTAGGCTCCGCCGCGACGATGACGGCCGGTGCCGTGCGGGCTTTCGATGTGTCCGCGATGCTGAGAGTGTTGAGCGCGGCATTCGCGTTAGCGTGCTAA